One window of the Novosphingobium sp. KACC 22771 genome contains the following:
- a CDS encoding AbrB/MazE/SpoVT family DNA-binding domain-containing protein: MTMMPNANEVQSAGQWPAQSRALVCRAFLRVEKIILESLGPQLSARHYVALLFEVYLAEIEGKTLYQACLSTDEIVSKPHRRSARLAALGALIRRPNPQDQRRTDLQLTWDSRSALDRIIDTMATLSVDFAATIRQSMGADANLLPSLPSWYHMPISTRSGTMGMNIARGKVIAGGRIALPAEMRRALGLQNGDTVLFELEGDEVRIRPAKSALRRVQERLRAFAPKDGLVSEELIAERRVEAARD, from the coding sequence ATGACAATGATGCCGAACGCGAATGAGGTCCAGTCCGCCGGCCAATGGCCTGCCCAGTCGCGCGCATTGGTTTGCCGGGCATTCCTGCGGGTGGAAAAGATCATTCTGGAAAGTCTGGGGCCACAGCTTTCCGCCCGGCACTATGTTGCGCTCCTCTTCGAGGTCTATCTTGCAGAAATCGAGGGAAAGACACTCTACCAGGCCTGTCTGTCGACCGATGAAATCGTGTCGAAGCCCCACCGCCGTTCGGCCAGACTGGCGGCGCTTGGAGCGCTTATTCGCCGGCCCAATCCTCAGGACCAGCGCCGAACCGACCTGCAGCTCACATGGGACAGCCGGTCCGCGCTAGACCGTATTATCGATACAATGGCTACCCTCAGCGTCGACTTCGCCGCCACCATCCGGCAAAGCATGGGCGCTGATGCCAACTTGCTACCAAGCCTGCCATCATGGTACCATATGCCAATCAGTACTCGATCTGGAACGATGGGCATGAACATCGCACGAGGTAAAGTGATCGCAGGCGGCCGCATCGCCTTGCCGGCAGAAATGCGCCGCGCGCTCGGTCTGCAAAATGGCGATACCGTACTCTTCGAACTGGAAGGGGATGAGGTGCGCATCCGCCCGGCAAAGTCCGCACTCAGGCGGGTTCAGGAAAGGCTGCGGGCGTTCGCCCCGAAGGATGGCCTGGTCTCGGAGGAACTGATCGCCGAGCGACGGGTCGAGGCGGCGCGTGACTGA
- a CDS encoding helix-turn-helix domain-containing protein — MQHDRIQLFVESNRDRLEQLTTRQRDCLRLVAKGYLTKEIAGMLGISESRVYKHVLAACRLLGVPNRGEAGRVFAEWEAQTTLSAGGPSMGAHFLDLPNPADLAFPDPVSNDTDGPIILEAMPAQQGEAHPVGSARPTVLDLVPLRLGRRTSNDLTASRTLIVIAAVTAGIIVTVGSAVSLLSGLSSLLRP; from the coding sequence ATGCAACACGACCGCATTCAGCTGTTCGTTGAAAGCAACAGGGATCGACTGGAGCAACTGACAACGCGTCAGCGAGACTGTCTGCGCCTGGTCGCCAAGGGATATCTCACCAAGGAAATTGCCGGCATGCTCGGCATTTCGGAGAGCCGCGTCTATAAGCATGTCCTGGCAGCCTGTCGGCTATTGGGGGTACCAAATCGGGGCGAAGCTGGGCGGGTGTTTGCCGAATGGGAGGCGCAAACCACCCTTTCCGCAGGGGGGCCGTCAATGGGCGCCCATTTTCTGGACCTTCCCAATCCGGCAGATCTGGCATTTCCTGATCCCGTCTCGAATGACACGGACGGCCCGATCATACTCGAAGCCATGCCCGCCCAACAAGGGGAAGCCCATCCCGTTGGTAGCGCAAGGCCGACAGTACTCGATCTGGTGCCGCTCCGTCTGGGCAGGAGAACATCCAATGACCTGACTGCCAGTAGGACGCTTATCGTCATCGCCGCAGTGACCGCCGGTATCATTGTTACGGTCGGTTCCGCTGTATCGCTGCTTTCCGGGCTGAGCAGTCTGCTTCGCCCATAA
- a CDS encoding FecR family protein, giving the protein MMEHAETPRPHSQLRDEAADWFTLMRGPEADSRRQEFEAWLAQDATHRRAYNRIAETFSLGKFLSEGRHTEQADLPKSEIKDLRGMRFAFTGAGLVSLITLAAMGAFYWKAGFHADQRLLSPQIAAAPHQGIQSLKLATALGEIRSFKLADGSTVTLDTGSLLLVSLGSQQRDLELIRGHARFEVAHEARPFVVSAGSGTVTARGTIFDVAVADGSRIEVRLLRGAVDVNMPGATGQSAHAPIRLSPGQHIAFREDGKLQWTQASNAENSDAQWPDGLRDYENVRLGDLIADANRYATLPLVAASDEVSEIRISGTFRVTDTGHLAQNLAGLLGLTLTSSPRALSLARPCQPGRQNICQPPS; this is encoded by the coding sequence ATGATGGAACACGCTGAAACTCCGCGCCCCCACAGCCAGCTCCGAGACGAGGCGGCCGACTGGTTCACGCTGATGCGCGGACCGGAAGCCGACAGCCGCCGTCAGGAATTCGAGGCCTGGCTGGCGCAGGATGCCACGCATCGGCGGGCCTATAACCGCATCGCAGAGACCTTCAGCCTCGGCAAATTTCTGAGCGAAGGCCGCCATACAGAGCAGGCAGACCTGCCGAAATCCGAAATTAAAGACCTTCGGGGGATGCGCTTCGCGTTTACCGGCGCCGGTCTGGTCAGTCTGATCACACTGGCCGCCATGGGAGCATTCTACTGGAAGGCAGGCTTCCATGCGGACCAGCGCCTCCTTTCGCCGCAGATCGCCGCAGCGCCTCATCAAGGCATCCAAAGCCTGAAACTGGCGACAGCCCTTGGCGAAATCCGCTCCTTCAAGCTGGCCGATGGCTCAACGGTCACACTCGATACCGGGAGCCTGCTGCTGGTTTCTTTGGGAAGCCAACAGCGAGACCTGGAGCTCATTCGTGGGCACGCGCGTTTTGAGGTCGCTCACGAGGCGCGGCCCTTCGTGGTGTCGGCAGGTTCCGGTACAGTGACAGCACGCGGCACGATTTTCGATGTGGCCGTGGCCGATGGCAGCCGGATCGAAGTGCGCCTCCTCCGCGGGGCCGTCGATGTCAATATGCCCGGCGCCACAGGTCAATCGGCTCATGCTCCGATCCGTCTGTCGCCCGGTCAGCACATCGCTTTCCGGGAAGACGGCAAGCTGCAATGGACACAGGCATCGAATGCGGAAAACAGCGACGCCCAGTGGCCCGATGGTCTGCGAGACTATGAGAATGTCCGGCTGGGCGATCTGATTGCCGATGCCAATCGATATGCCACGCTGCCGCTTGTTGCCGCGTCTGACGAGGTAAGTGAAATCCGGATCTCGGGCACCTTTCGCGTGACCGATACAGGCCATCTTGCGCAAAATCTTGCCGGTCTTCTCGGCCTGACGCTGACATCCTCGCCCCGCGCTCTGTCCCTTGCCCGACCCTGCCAGCCAGGCCGGCAAAATATTTGTCAGCCGCCCTCATAA
- a CDS encoding DUF6880 family protein, with protein sequence MASDKTLNAKNLAALGADRLAELLLEMAEGDAAAKRRLRLELASRSGGTEVASEIRKRLTTIGKSKSFVDWQKVRDLAADLDMQRDVILRHVAPSHPAEAFDLLWRLLDLAPSVYERCDDSNGTVGCVFAETLHDLGGIAVQARPEAKALVERTFNAVNTNDYGQFDGVIGLMAQALGPDGLTMLKAQFEEIATALPAKPKADERKVIAISTRGPVMRDDFEAQYQASRVKSALTDIADALGDVDGYAARFSAEERANPSIAANIAERLLSAQRPADAMAALNLAETNYHSGRHWPDWQRVRIDVLDALGQSGEAQTARWAIFERDLNADYLRAHLKRLPDFDDEEAEGRALAHVRRHSDFHRALGFLMDWPAHSLAADLVLARQEELNGDHYWLLTPAAEALEQHSPLAATLMLRSMIDLSLDHAKYKRYGHAGRHLQTCSYLAKRIEDFGEHPDHDAYVAGLRARHGRKSGFWNA encoded by the coding sequence ATGGCTTCCGACAAAACCCTCAATGCCAAAAATCTTGCTGCACTCGGCGCTGACCGACTTGCCGAGCTTCTGTTGGAAATGGCGGAAGGCGATGCGGCGGCCAAGCGCCGGCTGCGCCTAGAGCTGGCAAGCCGCAGTGGCGGCACTGAAGTCGCTTCGGAAATCCGCAAGCGATTGACGACAATCGGCAAGTCTAAGTCCTTTGTCGACTGGCAGAAGGTGCGCGACCTGGCGGCGGATCTCGACATGCAGCGAGATGTTATTCTCCGGCATGTCGCGCCATCCCACCCGGCCGAGGCCTTTGATCTGCTCTGGCGGCTGCTGGACCTAGCACCCTCTGTCTATGAGCGCTGCGACGACAGCAATGGAACTGTCGGCTGTGTCTTTGCAGAAACGCTCCATGATCTGGGAGGGATCGCGGTGCAGGCAAGGCCTGAGGCCAAGGCATTGGTTGAGCGCACCTTCAATGCGGTCAACACCAATGACTATGGGCAATTCGATGGCGTGATCGGCCTTATGGCGCAGGCGCTTGGACCTGACGGGCTGACGATGCTCAAGGCCCAGTTCGAAGAAATAGCGACCGCGCTTCCTGCCAAACCCAAGGCCGATGAGCGCAAGGTGATCGCCATCAGCACGCGCGGCCCAGTCATGCGCGATGATTTTGAAGCGCAGTACCAGGCAAGCCGGGTGAAATCCGCCCTAACCGACATTGCCGATGCGCTTGGCGATGTGGATGGTTATGCGGCGCGATTCTCGGCAGAAGAACGAGCTAATCCTTCTATCGCGGCCAACATTGCAGAACGCCTGCTCAGCGCGCAGCGACCCGCCGATGCCATGGCGGCCCTCAACCTTGCCGAGACGAATTATCACAGCGGTCGACATTGGCCCGACTGGCAGCGGGTGCGGATCGACGTGCTTGATGCCCTGGGACAATCGGGTGAGGCCCAGACTGCGCGATGGGCTATTTTCGAGCGCGATCTGAATGCCGATTACCTGCGCGCCCATCTCAAGCGTCTGCCGGATTTCGATGACGAAGAAGCCGAAGGCAGGGCGCTGGCCCATGTCCGCCGGCATTCCGATTTTCATCGGGCGCTGGGCTTTCTGATGGACTGGCCCGCGCATAGTCTGGCGGCAGACCTTGTTCTGGCGCGCCAAGAGGAACTCAACGGCGACCACTACTGGCTGCTGACCCCGGCGGCCGAAGCGCTGGAACAGCATAGCCCTCTGGCGGCCACGCTGATGCTGCGCTCGATGATCGACCTCTCGCTCGATCACGCCAAATACAAGCGCTACGGCCATGCCGGCCGGCACCTTCAGACTTGCAGCTATCTCGCCAAACGGATCGAGGATTTTGGAGAACACCCCGATCACGATGCCTATGTTGCCGGCCTCAGGGCGCGCCATGGGCGCAAGAGCGGGTTTTGGAACGCATAA
- a CDS encoding helix-turn-helix domain-containing protein codes for MPRTYKSEALAAVHEMMEGLHEAGSIDKQTLRQFDESCLAPATQLQPEEIKAIREAQHVSQPVFARYLNVSRNLVSEWERGKKRPGGPALRLLSIIQRKGLDAVA; via the coding sequence ATGCCCAGGACCTATAAAAGCGAAGCGCTGGCCGCCGTCCATGAGATGATGGAAGGGCTCCACGAGGCGGGCAGCATCGACAAGCAGACGCTGCGCCAGTTCGATGAAAGCTGCCTTGCCCCGGCAACCCAGCTTCAGCCCGAGGAGATCAAGGCGATCCGCGAAGCACAGCATGTGTCGCAGCCGGTTTTTGCGCGCTATCTCAACGTATCGAGGAACCTGGTTTCCGAGTGGGAACGTGGCAAGAAGCGCCCGGGAGGACCGGCCTTGCGGCTGCTGTCAATCATTCAGCGCAAGGGACTCGATGCGGTCGCCTAA
- a CDS encoding type II toxin-antitoxin system VapC family toxin: MTDGSTSPIYVLDASALLCLLFDEPGADLVEARLTRALVSAVNYHEVLAKLTDRGVEAVEAKAMLAELDIDIIAVDRQQADIGGEIQPLIRSAGLSLGDRSCLALARSRQAVAITADQIWRGLDIGVAVEVVR; this comes from the coding sequence GTGACTGACGGCAGCACCTCTCCAATTTATGTCCTCGATGCTTCGGCCTTGCTGTGCTTATTGTTCGATGAGCCTGGGGCCGATCTTGTGGAAGCACGATTGACCCGTGCTCTGGTATCGGCTGTAAATTATCATGAGGTGCTGGCCAAGCTGACAGATCGTGGTGTCGAAGCAGTTGAAGCCAAAGCCATGCTGGCAGAGCTGGATATCGACATCATTGCCGTTGATCGGCAGCAGGCTGATATTGGGGGAGAAATCCAGCCTTTGATCCGCAGCGCGGGCCTGTCATTAGGCGATCGCTCTTGTCTGGCTCTGGCCCGCTCGCGTCAGGCTGTCGCGATCACGGCTGATCAGATCTGGAGAGGTCTCGACATTGGTGTCGCGGTCGAAGTGGTGCGGTGA
- a CDS encoding TonB-dependent receptor, with translation MASLRKYILSSTIALSAIAFLSPTAAGPDDRKEYHLPEQDLSTALRMIGRASHQEIMFERRSVEGKRAPALNGTYTASEAVEILISHTGLTATHRDGSVLIQERFLPASETIGSGSSAIVVTGSLIRGTGNTGPLITVSSQQIAASGYANLGDVVRSIPQNFTGGQNPGIGIGIPVANGENFGSGSSINLRGLGQDATLTLINGHRVANGGNRQSIDVSAIPIDAIERIEIVTDGASALYGSDAVAGVANVILKRDYQGLATSARLGLATEGGDRQQQYNVVTGKRWRSGGAVIAYEYGKDTAITASQRSYAAVTNPGLTLYPFIQHHSLIANLHQDIAKDLKFSIDGGYNWRKDQRGYSLTAAANSPAYDSRVRSSSFFVAPSLQWSPSGDWLVSLSGMYGKDHARLIQQLTSNAATSTTQRTCTCNTAVSVELKADGPLLEIPGGTAKLAVGGGYRKDWFRQESMYATSNISASQAEHYGFAELHIPLVGKAQNIPFIHSLSLSAAARYDNYPGVDEVITPKLAFTYAPTPDFDIRGSWGQSFKVPTLYQRYSAQSATIYSVGTLGGSGYPAGSTALFLLGGRPDLSPERADTWTTSLSFHPARVRGLKIDLSYFDIRYRNRVIQPISLPQQSLSNPAYASVVTFNPTAAALTGALADKVIYNYSGAAYNPASVVAVVDDRNLNIATQKLRGIDLSGEFGYAMANGDRITVTASGSYLDSEQKLLPSAGTIILSGTYYNPPHFRSRFGMGWDSPRMSLAGFVNYIGGVSDTRYTPATPVSGMATLDLTGRLRLEGGALTGVEILLAAQNITNASPDITRTRAAYDAPYDTTNYSPVGRLVSLTLRKNW, from the coding sequence ATGGCCAGTCTTCGAAAATACATCCTGAGTTCCACGATCGCGCTGTCCGCAATCGCGTTCCTGTCGCCTACGGCTGCCGGGCCTGACGACAGGAAGGAATACCATCTTCCAGAGCAGGACCTCAGCACTGCGCTCAGGATGATCGGGCGAGCATCGCATCAGGAAATCATGTTTGAGCGGCGTTCGGTCGAGGGCAAACGCGCTCCTGCGCTCAATGGCACCTATACAGCCAGCGAGGCAGTCGAGATCCTGATCAGCCATACCGGCCTGACCGCAACCCATCGCGACGGAAGTGTCCTCATTCAGGAACGATTTCTCCCGGCGTCCGAGACAATAGGTTCCGGCAGTTCAGCGATTGTCGTCACCGGTTCGCTGATCCGCGGCACGGGCAACACCGGACCTCTGATCACCGTCTCCAGCCAGCAGATCGCGGCCTCAGGCTATGCCAATCTGGGTGACGTGGTACGATCCATCCCCCAGAATTTCACGGGTGGACAAAACCCGGGCATCGGCATCGGCATTCCGGTCGCCAATGGGGAGAATTTTGGTTCGGGATCGTCGATCAATCTTCGCGGCCTTGGACAGGATGCAACGCTGACCCTGATCAATGGCCACCGCGTTGCAAATGGCGGAAATCGTCAGAGCATCGATGTTTCCGCGATTCCCATCGATGCCATCGAGAGGATCGAAATCGTCACCGATGGGGCCTCCGCGCTCTATGGCTCTGACGCGGTGGCCGGTGTCGCAAATGTCATCCTCAAGCGGGACTATCAGGGCCTCGCGACAAGCGCGCGCTTAGGCCTCGCAACGGAGGGAGGCGATCGGCAGCAGCAATATAACGTCGTCACCGGCAAGAGATGGCGCAGCGGCGGCGCCGTCATCGCCTATGAATATGGAAAGGACACGGCCATCACCGCCTCGCAGCGCTCCTATGCTGCGGTGACGAATCCCGGCCTGACGCTTTACCCTTTCATCCAGCACCACAGCCTGATCGCCAATCTGCATCAGGATATCGCAAAAGATCTCAAATTCAGCATCGATGGCGGCTACAACTGGCGCAAGGATCAGCGGGGCTATTCACTCACCGCCGCCGCCAACAGCCCGGCCTATGACTCGCGCGTCCGGTCCTCGTCCTTTTTCGTGGCTCCGTCACTGCAATGGTCACCATCAGGCGATTGGCTCGTTTCGCTCTCGGGCATGTATGGGAAGGATCACGCCCGCCTGATCCAGCAGCTGACCAGCAATGCGGCGACCTCGACAACCCAGCGCACCTGCACGTGCAACACGGCAGTCTCGGTCGAACTGAAAGCCGACGGCCCTCTCCTCGAAATCCCCGGCGGCACCGCCAAACTGGCTGTGGGTGGCGGCTATCGCAAGGACTGGTTCCGGCAGGAAAGCATGTATGCGACCAGCAATATCAGCGCCAGTCAGGCCGAACATTATGGCTTTGCCGAGCTCCACATTCCGCTGGTCGGCAAAGCGCAGAACATTCCCTTCATCCATTCTCTTTCGCTGAGCGCGGCAGCGCGCTACGACAATTATCCCGGTGTTGACGAGGTGATCACGCCCAAACTGGCCTTCACTTATGCACCAACCCCGGACTTTGACATTCGCGGTTCATGGGGCCAGTCCTTCAAGGTTCCCACGCTCTATCAGCGCTATAGCGCGCAAAGCGCCACGATCTATTCGGTCGGAACCCTGGGCGGGAGCGGATACCCGGCCGGATCGACCGCACTATTCCTGCTGGGCGGTCGCCCCGATCTGTCGCCCGAACGCGCGGACACCTGGACCACCAGCCTGTCCTTCCATCCGGCGCGGGTGCGCGGCCTGAAGATCGATCTCTCCTATTTCGATATCCGCTATCGCAACCGGGTCATCCAGCCCATTTCCCTGCCGCAGCAATCGCTTTCCAATCCGGCCTATGCCAGCGTTGTAACCTTCAATCCCACGGCTGCTGCCCTCACCGGCGCGCTGGCGGATAAGGTCATCTACAATTATTCGGGCGCAGCCTATAATCCTGCCAGTGTGGTGGCAGTGGTCGATGATCGCAATCTCAACATCGCTACGCAAAAGCTTCGCGGCATCGATCTTTCCGGCGAGTTTGGGTATGCGATGGCGAACGGTGACCGTATCACAGTGACAGCCTCCGGCAGTTATCTCGACAGCGAGCAGAAGCTGCTTCCTTCCGCCGGCACGATCATCCTGTCGGGGACCTATTATAATCCGCCCCATTTCCGCAGTCGGTTCGGCATGGGCTGGGACTCACCCAGAATGTCTCTTGCCGGTTTCGTGAACTACATTGGCGGTGTCAGCGACACCCGATATACGCCCGCAACGCCGGTCAGCGGTATGGCGACACTCGATCTGACCGGACGCCTTCGCCTCGAAGGCGGTGCCCTCACCGGCGTCGAAATCCTGCTTGCAGCCCAGAATATCACCAATGCCAGCCCGGATATCACCCGCACCAGGGCGGCCTATGACGCGCCCTATGACACGACGAATTATTCGCCGGTTGGCAGGCTGGTCAGCCTGACCCTGCGTAAGAACTGGTAG
- a CDS encoding sigma factor-like helix-turn-helix DNA-binding protein, whose translation MDMAMEFQTMATPKILALLRNIATAMLAAEDRLSGGWAQAGSKLRLRIVTVLCTLKREPRPAITVARGKMPQTLPLRIDADECIGEEVANAVWGSGWKRGESQEIDLHLAAKLERFRQVVAGLPDLRREIFLAHSRDAVPYDAIADRIGISPGDVQREFAAALIAVDAVMDTG comes from the coding sequence ATGGATATGGCGATGGAGTTCCAGACGATGGCCACCCCAAAAATACTTGCTCTCTTGCGCAATATTGCCACCGCCATGTTGGCTGCAGAAGATAGATTATCCGGTGGCTGGGCCCAGGCAGGGTCAAAGCTGCGACTGCGAATTGTAACCGTTCTGTGCACCCTCAAGCGCGAGCCCCGTCCGGCGATCACGGTGGCACGAGGCAAGATGCCGCAAACATTGCCATTGCGGATCGATGCTGACGAATGCATCGGCGAAGAGGTGGCAAACGCGGTCTGGGGCAGCGGCTGGAAACGGGGCGAGTCGCAGGAAATTGATCTGCATCTTGCCGCAAAGCTCGAACGTTTTCGGCAGGTAGTTGCTGGCCTTCCTGACCTCAGACGGGAGATATTCCTCGCGCATTCTCGTGATGCGGTGCCCTACGATGCCATTGCGGATCGTATCGGGATTTCTCCTGGCGATGTCCAACGCGAGTTCGCCGCAGCCTTGATCGCCGTCGATGCCGTCATGGATACAGGTTGA
- a CDS encoding nucleotidyltransferase domain-containing protein: protein MRTDLNHLPAVKQRELDRVVEILFQGFREATQEATGRRKAARILKVILFGSYARGDWVDAPFDANQYTSDYDILVIVNQKELTDRADYWEETEQRLFDAYHVEKVIRTPINFIVHSLQQVNDGLSHGRLLFMEIAKDGVILYQSDDRLLAEPKPKTPEQAYLAAKDYFEDKFSGAMRWYEGAEFYQNKGYFGNAAFLLHQATENLYKCAMLTLTFYAPRNPNIVFLRGIAEGLDRSLFDAWPRGTHAQRAMYQKLKEAYRKAQHSKHFDISPEELNWLRERIQVLGQKVQEICAAHIAKLKQAAEL from the coding sequence ATGCGTACCGACCTCAATCATCTTCCGGCAGTCAAGCAGCGCGAACTCGACCGCGTCGTCGAGATCCTGTTTCAGGGCTTTCGCGAAGCCACGCAAGAGGCGACCGGGCGGCGTAAAGCGGCCCGGATACTCAAGGTCATTCTGTTCGGTTCCTACGCGCGGGGCGATTGGGTCGATGCCCCCTTCGACGCGAACCAATATACCTCCGATTATGACATTCTGGTCATCGTCAACCAGAAGGAATTGACGGATCGCGCGGACTATTGGGAAGAGACCGAACAGCGGCTGTTCGATGCCTATCACGTTGAGAAGGTCATCCGCACACCCATCAATTTCATTGTCCATTCGCTCCAGCAGGTGAATGATGGCCTATCTCACGGCAGGCTGCTGTTCATGGAAATCGCCAAGGATGGGGTAATCCTCTACCAGTCCGATGATAGACTGCTGGCAGAGCCCAAGCCCAAGACACCGGAGCAGGCTTATCTTGCCGCGAAGGACTATTTTGAAGACAAGTTTTCTGGGGCAATGCGGTGGTACGAAGGCGCTGAGTTTTATCAGAACAAGGGCTATTTCGGTAATGCGGCCTTCCTTCTTCATCAGGCTACCGAGAATCTGTATAAATGCGCGATGTTGACGCTCACCTTCTATGCGCCTCGTAACCCCAATATTGTGTTCTTGCGTGGAATTGCCGAAGGATTGGACAGAAGCCTGTTCGACGCATGGCCTCGTGGCACCCATGCCCAACGCGCGATGTATCAAAAACTCAAGGAAGCCTACAGGAAGGCCCAGCACTCAAAGCATTTCGACATTTCCCCCGAGGAACTGAATTGGCTCCGGGAGCGCATTCAGGTGCTTGGGCAAAAAGTGCAGGAGATCTGCGCCGCTCATATCGCAAAGCTCAAGCAGGCCGCTGAATTGTAA
- a CDS encoding type II toxin-antitoxin system RelE/ParE family toxin, translating into MTDKPQTRIYKNRWFAKFASREGISEATLVAAIDQANRGLIDADLGGGLIKQRVAREGGGKSGGYRTLVFFRHEGRAVFAFGFAKSTKANLNAMELRTYKEAAKIILALSQAQIDIEVAAGRLFEVIDDAQDL; encoded by the coding sequence ATGACCGACAAACCGCAGACCCGCATCTACAAAAACCGCTGGTTCGCCAAGTTTGCAAGCCGCGAAGGGATCAGTGAGGCAACGCTGGTGGCAGCAATCGACCAGGCCAATCGCGGCCTGATCGATGCCGATCTGGGCGGCGGCCTCATCAAGCAACGGGTCGCGCGCGAAGGTGGTGGAAAATCCGGTGGCTATCGCACACTGGTTTTCTTTCGCCACGAGGGAAGAGCTGTGTTTGCCTTTGGCTTCGCCAAAAGCACCAAGGCCAATCTCAACGCGATGGAATTGCGGACCTACAAAGAGGCCGCCAAAATCATTCTGGCGCTCTCGCAGGCCCAGATCGATATCGAAGTGGCAGCAGGCAGATTGTTCGAGGTGATTGACGATGCCCAGGACCTATAA
- a CDS encoding RNA polymerase sigma factor, with protein sequence MLAAARRIILSGISKLDLRVGRWSSDQATTRPTSPKMISGCFRRTLCCAVRNRGFMSFYTERPDRAQWVNEPASQDGQDAGIADLSQLYAVEAPRLRRFFRARLRSGDEVGDLVQEAFARLVGAMAKDVPLRPAAYLQRIARNLLFNRFRQMETRRARFHLSFDDGYEHAIPPDQADRLELAEMMRIYRQALSELPDKTRQAFLLHRIEELTYREIGERLGLSIPTVQYHVARALAHIDAALEQE encoded by the coding sequence ATGCTGGCAGCCGCCCGCAGGATTATCCTGTCAGGTATATCGAAGCTCGACCTGCGGGTCGGGCGCTGGTCGTCCGATCAGGCGACGACACGGCCCACCTCACCCAAGATGATCTCCGGTTGCTTCCGGAGAACTCTCTGCTGTGCCGTGAGGAACCGTGGTTTCATGTCTTTCTATACCGAACGCCCCGACCGGGCGCAGTGGGTGAATGAACCGGCCTCGCAGGATGGGCAGGACGCAGGGATCGCCGACCTCAGCCAGCTCTATGCGGTCGAAGCTCCTCGACTTCGACGCTTTTTTCGTGCGCGCCTGCGCAGCGGGGATGAGGTCGGCGATCTCGTGCAGGAGGCCTTTGCAAGACTTGTGGGCGCCATGGCGAAAGATGTGCCGCTGCGACCTGCCGCCTATTTGCAGCGCATCGCCCGCAATCTGCTGTTCAATCGCTTCAGACAGATGGAAACAAGGCGCGCACGTTTCCATCTGTCTTTCGATGACGGGTACGAACATGCGATACCGCCCGATCAGGCCGATCGCCTCGAACTGGCCGAGATGATGCGGATCTATCGTCAGGCCTTGAGCGAACTGCCTGACAAGACCAGACAGGCATTTCTGCTGCACCGCATCGAAGAGCTGACCTACCGGGAGATCGGAGAAAGGCTGGGCCTTTCGATCCCGACCGTGCAATATCATGTTGCACGCGCGCTTGCCCATATTGATGCCGCGCTGGAACAGGAATGA